A stretch of Spirosoma oryzicola DNA encodes these proteins:
- a CDS encoding 3-hydroxyacyl-CoA dehydrogenase NAD-binding domain-containing protein, with the protein MINYSVDQNVALISWAMTSAPMNVLNDESIPQFEAAIQRAFSDESVKGIIITSAKPEFVAGADLKMILRNNDKEPAEMLKVSSELNRIFRSIETSGKPTVAAINGTALGGGYEICLACHHRIALNNGTSARSKTLIGLVEVTIGLLPGAGGTQRLPRMLGIQTALPLMLEGKKVGVQEAKSLGMVDDIADTPDEMLAKARAWIDANPNPIKPWDEVDRKTGKIVGKDNFKVPGGNVQSVVGAQTFSAGTAMLLEKTKGNYPAPLEIMACVYEGLQVNMDRALVIEGRHFVKVATSKVAKNLIQTMFLGMNEANKGASRPKDVPKTDIKKLGVLGAGMMGSGIAYVSAQAGMDVVLKDVSIEAAEAGKNQVSKLLQKGVERGKVDPGKADGILSLIKPTASADDLQGCDLIIEAVFENRDLKAQVTQEAEPMLAENGLRVFGSNTSTLPISSLAQASARPENFIGIHFFSPVDKMMLVELIMGKQTSDYALAVAIDYVRKIRKTPIVVNDSRGFYTSRCFGTYSSEGMELLKDGVNPVLIENAGKDAGMPVGPLAVTDEVALDLVYKIASQGIKDGALNEDDTSYQVAGQFVQRGRSGKKAKAGFYDYPDNEAKRLWPGLADLFPLADQQPTLDEVKTRLLYRQAIEAVRCFEENVVRTKLDGDLGSILAWGFPAYTGGALSFVDFVGIDTFVTTCDRLADQYGERFRPTEKLRQQAEQPTLA; encoded by the coding sequence ATGATAAACTACAGCGTTGACCAAAACGTAGCCCTTATTTCGTGGGCAATGACATCGGCTCCGATGAACGTCCTCAATGATGAATCCATCCCCCAATTTGAAGCGGCCATCCAACGAGCCTTTTCTGACGAATCGGTTAAGGGAATCATCATCACCTCGGCCAAGCCTGAGTTCGTCGCGGGAGCCGATCTAAAAATGATTCTGCGCAACAACGACAAAGAACCCGCTGAGATGCTAAAGGTATCGTCGGAGCTGAACCGGATTTTTCGCAGCATCGAAACGTCGGGAAAACCAACTGTGGCTGCGATCAATGGTACGGCGCTCGGGGGCGGTTATGAAATCTGTCTGGCCTGCCATCATCGTATTGCCTTAAACAACGGAACGTCCGCCCGGTCCAAAACCTTGATTGGGCTGGTCGAAGTAACCATCGGTTTGTTGCCGGGCGCGGGTGGTACGCAACGGCTACCGCGTATGTTAGGTATTCAAACAGCGTTGCCGCTGATGCTGGAAGGCAAAAAAGTAGGCGTTCAGGAAGCCAAAAGCCTGGGTATGGTCGATGACATAGCCGATACACCCGACGAGATGCTGGCGAAAGCGCGTGCCTGGATTGACGCGAATCCCAACCCAATCAAGCCCTGGGACGAAGTTGACCGCAAAACAGGTAAAATCGTCGGAAAAGATAATTTCAAGGTGCCGGGCGGCAACGTGCAGAGTGTGGTCGGGGCGCAAACGTTCAGCGCCGGAACGGCTATGCTGCTAGAGAAGACCAAGGGCAACTACCCCGCCCCGCTTGAAATTATGGCCTGCGTGTACGAAGGGTTGCAGGTAAACATGGATCGGGCACTCGTCATCGAAGGCAGGCATTTCGTGAAGGTCGCTACGTCTAAAGTAGCCAAGAACCTGATCCAGACGATGTTTCTGGGCATGAACGAAGCCAACAAGGGAGCCAGCCGCCCCAAGGACGTTCCAAAAACAGACATTAAGAAACTGGGCGTTTTAGGCGCGGGTATGATGGGATCCGGTATCGCCTACGTATCGGCACAGGCGGGTATGGACGTTGTCCTCAAGGATGTTTCGATTGAAGCCGCCGAAGCGGGTAAAAACCAAGTCAGCAAGCTGCTACAGAAAGGCGTCGAACGGGGCAAAGTCGATCCGGGTAAGGCAGACGGTATTCTGAGCCTGATCAAACCCACTGCCTCCGCCGACGATCTGCAAGGCTGCGACCTGATCATTGAAGCGGTATTCGAAAATCGCGATCTGAAAGCGCAGGTTACGCAGGAAGCGGAGCCGATGCTAGCCGAAAATGGCCTTCGTGTGTTTGGCTCCAACACCTCTACCCTGCCCATCAGCAGTCTGGCGCAGGCATCGGCCAGACCCGAAAACTTCATCGGTATTCACTTCTTCTCTCCCGTAGACAAGATGATGCTCGTTGAGCTAATCATGGGCAAGCAAACCTCCGATTATGCGCTGGCCGTTGCCATTGATTACGTGCGTAAAATTCGAAAAACGCCCATCGTAGTGAATGATTCACGCGGCTTTTACACCTCGCGCTGCTTTGGCACCTATTCCTCGGAAGGAATGGAGTTACTGAAAGATGGCGTTAACCCGGTCTTGATCGAGAATGCGGGGAAAGATGCGGGTATGCCCGTCGGCCCGCTAGCCGTTACGGACGAAGTGGCGCTTGACTTGGTTTACAAAATTGCGAGCCAGGGTATCAAGGACGGTGCTTTGAACGAGGATGACACCAGCTACCAGGTTGCCGGACAGTTTGTCCAACGAGGCCGGTCGGGTAAGAAAGCCAAAGCCGGTTTTTACGATTACCCCGATAACGAAGCGAAACGTTTGTGGCCGGGACTGGCGGATTTGTTTCCACTGGCCGACCAACAGCCCACACTCGACGAAGTAAAAACCCGTTTGCTGTATCGACAGGCGATTGAAGCGGTACGCTGCTTTGAAGAAAACGTCGTTCGCACAAAGCTGGACGGTGACCTGGGATCGATTCTGGCCTGGGGATTTCCGGCCTATACGGGCGGAGCGTTGTCGTTTGTCGATTTCGTCGGTATCGATACCTTCGTTACAACCTGCGATAGGCTGGCCGACCAGTACGGCGAACGCTTCCGGCCCACTGAGAAATTACGCCAACAGGCCGAACAGCCCACGCTGGCCTAA
- a CDS encoding ribonuclease HII, producing the protein MLKSYYNAEVIEAGLDEVGRGCLAGPVVAAAVILPKHYTHPILNDSKQLTRIQREMLRIDIKRDALAWAVAEVSHEDIDRINISKASFLAMHRAVDSLAVRPEHLLVDGNRFVPYPMIPHTCIVKGDAHFLSIAAASILAKTYRDELMEQLGQEFPDYGWARNVGYPTPIHREAIRKFGPTKYHRMSFRLI; encoded by the coding sequence ATGCTTAAATCTTACTACAACGCAGAGGTCATCGAAGCGGGCTTAGATGAAGTAGGCCGGGGGTGTTTGGCCGGACCTGTGGTCGCTGCTGCGGTTATCTTACCCAAACATTATACGCATCCCATTCTCAATGATTCGAAGCAACTGACTCGTATTCAACGCGAGATGCTGCGAATAGATATAAAACGGGACGCTTTGGCGTGGGCCGTCGCGGAGGTGTCGCACGAAGATATTGACCGGATCAATATTTCGAAGGCGAGTTTTCTGGCCATGCACCGTGCTGTTGATTCGCTCGCCGTCCGGCCAGAACATTTGTTGGTCGATGGAAACCGGTTTGTGCCGTACCCCATGATTCCACACACTTGTATTGTGAAAGGTGACGCGCATTTTCTGTCCATCGCAGCCGCTTCGATACTAGCCAAGACGTACCGTGATGAATTGATGGAGCAGTTGGGGCAGGAGTTTCCCGATTACGGCTGGGCCAGAAATGTTGGTTACCCAACCCCCATTCATCGGGAAGCCATTCGGAAGTTTGGACCGACAAAATACCACCGGATGAGTTTTCGGTTAATCTAA
- a CDS encoding VWA domain-containing protein, with the protein MEPWYSLHWFDRALWEQFRFANPLALYLIPTIGFLFALRYYLQHDSQQRLNMSLGTGRGSQSDRIQEDPVLVNQRLVSLLRFLLPGSLFIAMTLLLVALARPQLVQTHREEQSEGIDIMLAMDVSSSMTEADLPPTRLAAAKRVAQTFINGRKNDRIGLVIFAGEAFSLCPLTTDYALLKQYLSELNEQMIPASGTAIGDALARCINRMREPMNATQDSTESGKKRSKVIILLSDGDNTAGNLDPVTAARLAKAFNIRIYTIAVGRAIRSSASASTVDEGILKTIAGIGNGSFFRAADAGRLRAVFTQIDQLEKAPVRTLVYEDVQDQYRVYLYWAISFLLFALFLKNTIVGNVLQD; encoded by the coding sequence ATGGAGCCTTGGTATTCGCTACATTGGTTCGATCGGGCGCTTTGGGAACAGTTTCGTTTCGCCAATCCGCTCGCCCTTTACCTCATCCCAACGATTGGGTTTCTGTTTGCGCTGCGCTACTACTTGCAGCATGATTCGCAGCAGCGGTTAAATATGTCGTTGGGAACAGGACGGGGCAGTCAGAGCGACCGGATTCAGGAAGATCCCGTTCTGGTAAATCAACGATTGGTAAGCCTGTTACGGTTTCTATTGCCGGGAAGCCTGTTCATTGCCATGACACTCTTACTGGTGGCCCTGGCCCGGCCCCAGCTTGTACAAACGCATCGCGAAGAGCAGTCGGAGGGAATCGATATCATGCTGGCTATGGACGTGTCGTCGTCCATGACCGAGGCCGACCTGCCACCCACGCGCCTGGCTGCGGCTAAACGAGTAGCGCAGACGTTCATCAACGGTCGTAAGAATGACCGGATTGGCCTCGTAATTTTTGCAGGTGAAGCGTTTTCGCTTTGCCCACTGACTACGGATTACGCGTTACTGAAGCAGTATTTAAGCGAGCTGAACGAGCAGATGATCCCCGCGTCGGGTACGGCCATTGGCGATGCGCTGGCGCGCTGTATCAACCGGATGCGGGAACCCATGAATGCTACCCAGGATTCAACGGAGTCGGGGAAAAAGCGTAGTAAAGTGATTATCCTGCTCAGCGACGGCGACAACACCGCTGGTAACCTGGACCCGGTCACGGCAGCCCGTCTGGCCAAGGCGTTCAACATCCGGATCTATACCATTGCGGTAGGCCGGGCCATCCGTTCGAGTGCGTCCGCTTCAACCGTAGATGAGGGTATCCTGAAAACGATTGCCGGAATCGGTAATGGTAGTTTCTTCCGGGCTGCTGACGCCGGTCGGCTCCGGGCCGTTTTTACGCAGATTGACCAATTAGAAAAAGCGCCCGTTCGGACGTTGGTGTACGAAGATGTGCAGGATCAGTATCGCGTGTATTTGTACTGGGCAATTTCTTTCTTACTCTTCGCGCTGTTTCTGAAAAATACCATTGTTGGAAATGTATTACAAGATTAA
- a CDS encoding DUF58 domain-containing protein yields MDEFLARLRNFDIQIRKAVNSQMRGSFRSVFKGSGLEFSDLRIYQYGDDVRAIDWNVSSKGHGTFVKVFREEKDQTVFFVVDVSASQQVGPQHRAKLDATKEVCGVLAMSAIREASHVGLYCFSDQKERYIKPSNSMKTGYQLIMSLFKLQPESARTNLADALLFTLNCLKRRSVVILLSDFIDHGYEHNLKALARKHDLVVIHFYDQREVNLPRLGIIPVHDTESGRTMWLNTSSASFRHRLRETFQQNQARLERLCKQFNANYLALDSQEDFVPKLIELFRVRRYQ; encoded by the coding sequence ATGGACGAGTTCTTGGCCCGGCTGCGTAATTTCGATATTCAGATTCGAAAAGCGGTCAATTCACAGATGCGGGGTAGCTTTCGCTCGGTTTTTAAAGGGTCCGGGCTGGAATTTAGTGATTTGCGCATTTACCAATACGGTGACGATGTGCGGGCTATTGACTGGAACGTGTCGTCGAAAGGACACGGTACGTTCGTAAAGGTATTCCGCGAAGAGAAAGATCAAACCGTTTTTTTTGTCGTTGACGTGAGTGCGTCGCAGCAGGTTGGTCCGCAGCACCGGGCGAAGCTGGATGCAACAAAAGAAGTATGTGGGGTACTGGCGATGTCGGCTATTCGCGAAGCCAGCCATGTAGGCTTGTATTGTTTTTCGGATCAGAAAGAGCGGTACATCAAACCATCCAACAGCATGAAAACGGGTTATCAGCTGATTATGAGTCTGTTTAAGCTGCAACCCGAATCGGCCCGGACAAACCTGGCGGATGCGCTTTTGTTTACGCTGAACTGTCTGAAACGCCGGAGTGTCGTGATTCTGCTGTCGGATTTTATCGATCATGGGTACGAGCATAATCTCAAGGCTCTGGCACGAAAACACGATTTGGTTGTTATTCACTTTTACGATCAGCGCGAAGTAAATCTGCCCCGGCTTGGGATCATTCCGGTGCACGATACGGAAAGCGGTCGGACAATGTGGCTCAATACGTCGTCGGCTTCGTTTCGGCACCGGTTGCGGGAAACCTTCCAGCAGAATCAGGCTCGGCTGGAGCGGCTTTGCAAGCAGTTCAACGCCAATTACCTGGCGCTCGATTCGCAGGAAGATTTTGTGCCGAAACTCATTGAGCTGTTTCGGGTAAGAAGATATCAGTGA
- a CDS encoding DUF4296 domain-containing protein, with protein MRWHLMKQTIWMGLAMLYLGLLQGCQPPEDKRPDNLIPEERMVAILTEVHILEARVGRMGLRSTDSSNVAYHHLEKQIFRKFKVDTAAYSKSYAYYAAHPRAMETIYQQVVDNLKKKTEPQKPARS; from the coding sequence ATGCGTTGGCATCTGATGAAACAAACCATCTGGATGGGGCTAGCGATGCTTTACCTGGGCCTCCTGCAAGGTTGCCAGCCGCCAGAAGACAAACGCCCGGACAATTTGATTCCGGAGGAGCGTATGGTAGCCATTCTGACCGAAGTACACATACTCGAAGCGCGGGTCGGGCGTATGGGCCTGCGATCGACAGACTCGTCTAATGTGGCTTATCACCATTTGGAAAAACAGATTTTCCGAAAGTTCAAGGTCGATACAGCGGCCTATTCGAAAAGTTACGCGTATTACGCAGCGCACCCACGAGCGATGGAAACGATATACCAGCAGGTCGTTGACAACCTGAAAAAGAAAACTGAGCCCCAAAAACCAGCCCGTTCATGA
- the hemG gene encoding protoporphyrinogen oxidase has translation MTIGIIGAGISGLTLAYELQERGVDYHLWEASDRAGGYIGSERATGPDGQHYLRELGPNSLLGDADLLLWLDKLGLTPALTFSKPVSKARFIFRDGQYRQLPSGPPSLLFGTFFSWKTKLAIFRERNNKTKSPEGETLGQFFRRRFSNEIVDYALAPFVAGIYAGDPDQLLVSETFPVLLDYENEYGSVLRGLIKNQSSAGRRQSFSFREGMQMLTDALAARLTNLSLSDPVKRISRTRDGWQIEAQSGTKPVDKLILAVGTDAAARLVAADYPAFADALHAVQYPPMTAVHSVYKRADVRHLLNGFGGLNPKVEDRFAAGHIWSSSIFEGRCPDDEVLITTMVGGQAGAQKAQLADDVLLENVHQELVSSFGITATKPVFRKLTRWKRAIPQYNAQIVTVKQQVEAVEKDDLLVCANWYKGVSLSDRITRARQLAKELSQPSAINKF, from the coding sequence ATGACTATTGGCATTATCGGAGCGGGCATTTCGGGACTCACGCTGGCTTACGAGCTGCAGGAACGTGGGGTTGATTATCATCTTTGGGAGGCCAGTGATCGAGCCGGTGGCTACATCGGATCAGAGCGAGCTACGGGCCCCGACGGACAACATTACCTGCGCGAGCTAGGGCCTAATTCGCTGCTTGGTGACGCCGATCTGCTGCTCTGGCTCGACAAGTTGGGTCTTACGCCCGCCCTCACTTTCAGCAAACCCGTTAGTAAAGCTCGTTTTATCTTTCGCGATGGGCAGTACCGACAGCTTCCATCGGGTCCGCCCTCGTTATTGTTTGGTACTTTCTTTAGCTGGAAAACCAAGCTGGCAATTTTTCGCGAACGGAATAACAAAACCAAATCACCCGAAGGGGAAACGCTGGGACAATTTTTTCGACGCCGTTTCTCGAACGAGATTGTCGATTACGCATTGGCACCGTTCGTAGCCGGAATTTACGCGGGCGATCCCGATCAGCTGCTTGTCTCCGAGACATTTCCCGTTTTGCTCGACTACGAAAACGAGTATGGCTCGGTACTTCGGGGGCTGATAAAAAATCAATCGTCCGCCGGTCGTCGGCAGTCGTTTAGCTTTCGGGAGGGTATGCAGATGCTGACCGATGCGCTGGCCGCCCGGCTGACCAACCTCTCGTTGAGCGATCCGGTTAAGCGCATTAGCCGAACCAGAGATGGCTGGCAAATCGAAGCCCAAAGTGGTACTAAACCGGTTGACAAACTGATTCTGGCCGTTGGAACTGACGCAGCTGCCCGATTGGTAGCCGCTGATTATCCTGCGTTTGCCGATGCGCTTCACGCCGTTCAATACCCACCAATGACTGCCGTTCATTCCGTTTATAAACGCGCTGATGTTCGGCATCTGCTCAATGGTTTTGGTGGCCTGAATCCAAAGGTCGAGGATCGTTTTGCGGCTGGTCATATCTGGAGCAGTTCGATTTTTGAAGGCCGCTGCCCCGACGACGAAGTCCTGATTACGACCATGGTAGGTGGTCAGGCCGGAGCGCAGAAAGCCCAGTTAGCCGATGATGTTCTGCTCGAGAACGTTCATCAGGAGTTAGTCAGCAGTTTTGGCATTACAGCAACCAAGCCGGTTTTCCGAAAACTAACCCGCTGGAAACGAGCCATTCCGCAGTACAACGCCCAAATCGTTACCGTCAAACAACAGGTCGAAGCCGTTGAAAAAGACGATCTGCTGGTATGCGCAAACTGGTACAAAGGCGTTTCGTTGTCCGACCGCATTACCAGAGCGCGCCAACTTGCCAAGGAGTTAAGCCAACCATCTGCGATTAACAAATTTTAA
- a CDS encoding polyprenol monophosphomannose synthase — MKERLVVIPTYNEIENIEAIVRKVFSLPEPFDMLIVDDGSPDGTAQRVRYLQEEFADSGSPARLHLLERRGKLGLGTAYIDGFKWALSRGYQYLFEMDADFSHNPDDLIKLYHACADEGPNRADVAVGSRYIRGVNVVNWPIGRVLMSYFAGVYVRFITGMSIMDPTAGFVCYRHNVLEVILHNPIKFVGYAFQIEMKFTCWKYGFRIAEVPIIFTDRTKGVSKMSTKIFKEAVFGVLQMKISSFFRHYIPRKQPASTMAEPVDAV, encoded by the coding sequence GTGAAAGAACGCCTGGTAGTTATTCCCACTTATAATGAAATTGAGAACATTGAGGCTATTGTCCGAAAAGTATTCTCGCTGCCGGAGCCGTTCGACATGCTGATCGTAGACGATGGTTCACCCGATGGTACCGCGCAACGGGTCCGTTACCTACAAGAAGAGTTTGCCGATAGTGGCTCTCCCGCCCGTTTGCATCTGCTCGAACGGCGAGGAAAATTAGGACTAGGCACCGCTTACATCGACGGTTTCAAGTGGGCGCTATCGCGAGGATACCAGTATTTGTTCGAGATGGACGCCGACTTCTCGCACAACCCCGACGATCTGATCAAACTTTACCACGCCTGCGCCGATGAAGGGCCGAACCGGGCCGATGTTGCCGTTGGCTCCCGCTATATTCGGGGGGTAAATGTTGTAAACTGGCCAATCGGTCGGGTGCTGATGTCGTATTTCGCCGGGGTTTACGTTCGGTTTATCACCGGTATGTCGATCATGGACCCTACGGCTGGCTTTGTCTGTTATCGGCATAACGTACTGGAAGTGATTCTGCATAATCCGATTAAGTTCGTGGGTTACGCCTTCCAGATCGAAATGAAGTTTACCTGCTGGAAGTACGGTTTCCGAATTGCCGAGGTACCGATTATCTTCACCGACCGCACGAAAGGCGTTTCCAAGATGTCTACCAAGATCTTTAAAGAAGCCGTTTTTGGGGTTCTGCAAATGAAAATTAGTAGCTTCTTCCGGCACTATATACCGCGCAAACAACCGGCATCCACGATGGCCGAGCCAGTCGATGCCGTTTAA
- a CDS encoding DUF167 domain-containing protein, translating to MTLHVKAKPGSKVDQLFYDAAGTLNVKIKAPAQDGKANAYLIEFLAKQLGIAKSKVAIVAGFTNPHKRLEIDVTEEEFVQFRAQILNE from the coding sequence GTGACGCTGCACGTGAAAGCAAAACCCGGCAGTAAAGTAGATCAGCTGTTCTACGATGCGGCTGGGACGCTGAATGTCAAAATCAAAGCGCCGGCTCAGGATGGTAAAGCGAATGCATACTTAATCGAGTTTCTAGCCAAGCAGTTAGGTATTGCTAAATCCAAAGTGGCTATTGTCGCCGGATTTACAAACCCGCACAAACGACTTGAGATCGACGTAACGGAAGAGGAGTTTGTGCAATTCCGCGCGCAAATTCTCAACGAGTAA
- a CDS encoding SDR family oxidoreductase, producing MKKRILLTGANGLLGQKLVGLLVKQPDVELIATARGANRLPFSDGYTYRSMDITDRQQVLDVIGDVQPDAVIHGAAMTDVDKCEVQKDDCWAQNVHATEYIVDACKAADAFLLHVSTDFIFDGADGPYDETAEGNPISFYGWSKYAAEKVVIHSGLHWAIARTVLVYGIAHDMSRSNIILWVKKSLEDGKNIKVVTDQWRSPTLAEDLAMGCYLIADKEAEGIFNISGKEVLTPYDMAIKTADYFGLDKSLIAQADASTFTQVARRPPRTGFILDKSHTVLGYDPHSFEEGIAVLAAQLNQPA from the coding sequence ATGAAAAAACGGATTCTCCTCACCGGTGCCAATGGTCTGCTGGGGCAAAAGCTGGTTGGATTGCTGGTTAAGCAACCGGATGTTGAATTAATCGCAACGGCACGGGGTGCCAATCGACTGCCCTTTTCCGACGGCTATACCTACCGTTCGATGGACATTACGGATCGTCAGCAAGTGCTTGATGTGATCGGTGATGTGCAGCCGGACGCAGTTATCCACGGAGCCGCCATGACCGATGTGGATAAGTGTGAGGTTCAGAAGGATGACTGCTGGGCGCAGAATGTTCATGCTACCGAATACATCGTTGACGCGTGTAAGGCTGCGGATGCTTTCCTGCTTCATGTATCCACCGACTTTATTTTCGACGGTGCTGATGGCCCTTATGACGAAACCGCCGAAGGAAATCCAATCAGTTTTTACGGATGGAGTAAATATGCTGCCGAAAAAGTGGTGATTCATTCCGGATTGCACTGGGCCATTGCCCGGACGGTTCTTGTCTACGGCATAGCGCACGACATGAGCCGGAGCAACATCATTCTGTGGGTGAAGAAATCGCTCGAAGACGGTAAAAATATCAAAGTCGTTACCGACCAGTGGCGTAGCCCAACGTTGGCCGAAGACCTGGCGATGGGCTGTTATCTGATAGCCGACAAGGAAGCAGAAGGTATCTTCAACATTTCGGGAAAAGAGGTACTGACGCCGTATGACATGGCGATCAAAACCGCCGATTATTTTGGCCTGGACAAATCACTGATCGCGCAGGCCGACGCATCGACGTTTACGCAGGTTGCTCGTCGTCCACCACGCACAGGATTTATTCTCGATAAATCGCACACCGTGCTTGGCTACGATCCACATTCGTTCGAAGAAGGCATAGCGGTTCTGGCAGCTCAATTAAACCAGCCCGCGTGA
- a CDS encoding peptidylprolyl isomerase, producing the protein MRKLLFVFLLMPLLVVGQNRKKKDYLVSLNTRFGTMRLVLYDQTPKHKENFIKLVNQKFYDSLLFHRIIPMFMIQGGDPNSRKAKPGDPLGSGDVGYKVPAEFVPALFHKKGALAAARDNNPEKASSGCQFYIVQGRVWSEDELQKQVARIQTMKGHVPTDEQKQVYKTLGGSPHLDGNYTVFGEVVDGVAIVDSIAKQPRNEMDRPDADVRMSMTGTWVKKKKIKKQYNYQYQ; encoded by the coding sequence ATGCGTAAACTTCTCTTTGTTTTCCTGCTGATGCCGTTGCTGGTAGTCGGGCAGAACCGCAAGAAAAAAGATTACCTTGTGTCGCTCAATACCCGGTTTGGTACCATGCGGTTGGTGCTATACGACCAGACGCCCAAGCACAAAGAAAATTTCATCAAGCTCGTCAATCAGAAATTTTACGACAGCCTGTTGTTTCACCGCATCATTCCGATGTTCATGATTCAGGGGGGCGACCCGAACTCCCGCAAAGCCAAGCCTGGCGACCCTTTGGGAAGTGGTGATGTCGGTTATAAAGTTCCGGCTGAATTTGTACCCGCCCTGTTCCACAAGAAAGGTGCCTTAGCTGCGGCCCGTGACAATAATCCCGAAAAAGCGTCGAGCGGTTGTCAGTTCTACATCGTGCAGGGGCGCGTGTGGAGCGAAGACGAGTTGCAGAAACAGGTCGCGCGGATTCAGACCATGAAGGGGCACGTTCCCACCGATGAACAGAAGCAAGTATACAAAACCTTGGGAGGCTCTCCACACCTCGATGGTAACTACACGGTGTTTGGGGAAGTCGTTGATGGAGTGGCTATCGTCGATAGCATCGCCAAGCAGCCTCGCAACGAAATGGATCGCCCGGATGCAGACGTGCGCATGAGCATGACCGGAACGTGGGTCAAAAAGAAAAAGATCAAGAAGCAGTACAACTATCAATATCAATAG
- a CDS encoding ATP-binding cassette domain-containing protein, translated as MLATNQLTFEYSPAKQFAFPDVHCANREALLILGQSGTGKTTFLHLLALLLRPKSGSVVIDQTDLTKLGAAETAAFRAKHVGIIYQKPHFVSSLSVLDNLVLANYLADKPQDRSRARELAGQLGFADHLNKKTHQMSQGEQQRVSIARAVMNQPDIILADEPTSSLDDENTARVVKLLREQSEQIGASLIVVTHDQRLKDVFQNRVAL; from the coding sequence ATGCTGGCAACGAATCAACTTACGTTTGAATATAGCCCTGCGAAACAGTTCGCATTTCCCGATGTTCACTGCGCCAACCGCGAAGCCCTGCTGATTTTAGGACAATCTGGAACGGGAAAAACAACCTTCCTGCACCTGCTGGCACTGCTGCTTCGTCCCAAAAGCGGCTCGGTTGTTATCGATCAGACGGACCTGACCAAACTCGGTGCCGCTGAAACCGCAGCCTTTCGGGCCAAACACGTCGGTATTATTTATCAGAAACCGCACTTTGTCAGCTCTTTATCGGTGCTGGATAACCTGGTTTTAGCGAATTATCTGGCGGATAAACCGCAGGATAGGAGCCGCGCCCGCGAACTGGCTGGTCAGCTCGGTTTTGCGGATCATCTAAACAAAAAAACGCACCAGATGAGCCAGGGCGAGCAGCAGCGCGTGAGTATTGCGCGGGCCGTGATGAACCAACCTGACATTATTCTGGCCGACGAACCAACGTCCAGTCTTGACGATGAAAACACCGCTCGTGTGGTCAAGCTTCTGCGCGAACAGTCGGAGCAGATTGGGGCTAGCCTGATTGTTGTTACCCACGATCAACGCTTGAAAGATGTATTCCAGAATCGGGTAGCTCTCTGA
- the purN gene encoding phosphoribosylglycinamide formyltransferase, translating into MKRIALFASGSGSNAEQIATYFADNADVTVSLIVSNNHKAGVIDRARRLHIPVLLFDRKTFYETDQITEILLNQPIDLIVLAGFMWLMPSKLVQAFPDKIINIHPALLPKFGGKGMYGHFVHEAVVAANETESGITIHYVNERYDEGQIIFQASCPVLPTDTPEDVAKKVQALEHVHYPRVVAEVLAKLDS; encoded by the coding sequence TTGAAACGTATTGCCCTCTTTGCTTCCGGCTCCGGCTCCAACGCGGAACAGATTGCTACCTACTTTGCCGATAATGCCGACGTAACCGTTTCGCTTATCGTCTCCAACAACCACAAAGCAGGAGTTATCGACCGGGCGCGACGACTCCACATCCCGGTGTTGCTATTCGACCGCAAGACATTCTACGAAACGGATCAGATCACGGAGATTTTGCTTAACCAGCCAATCGATCTGATTGTATTGGCGGGGTTTATGTGGCTGATGCCGAGTAAACTGGTCCAGGCTTTTCCCGACAAAATCATCAACATTCACCCGGCTTTACTGCCTAAATTTGGGGGGAAAGGTATGTACGGCCACTTTGTACACGAAGCGGTGGTGGCAGCTAACGAAACCGAATCAGGGATTACTATCCACTACGTAAACGAACGCTACGACGAAGGACAAATCATTTTTCAGGCAAGCTGCCCGGTATTACCGACCGATACGCCGGAGGACGTTGCCAAAAAAGTACAGGCTCTTGAACATGTTCATTACCCTCGCGTTGTAGCTGAGGTGCTGGCAAAACTTGATTCGTAA
- a CDS encoding DUF4834 family protein, giving the protein MLFKYLFIITLVILFVPPVRRFVFYLLVGRQLVKEQKRQNDVRGGRREGEIRVDSRPKKESDSRYNSGEYVDFEEVK; this is encoded by the coding sequence ATGCTGTTTAAATATCTTTTCATCATCACCCTTGTTATTCTGTTTGTGCCACCCGTGCGCCGATTCGTTTTTTATCTGCTCGTTGGCCGGCAATTAGTAAAAGAGCAGAAGCGTCAGAATGACGTTCGGGGTGGTCGCCGTGAAGGTGAAATTCGCGTCGACAGTCGTCCGAAGAAAGAGTCCGATTCGCGCTACAACAGCGGTGAGTACGTTGACTTTGAAGAGGTCAAGTAA